The following are from one region of the Streptomyces tuirus genome:
- the glnII gene encoding glutamine synthetase, translating into MTFKAEYIWIDGTEPTAKLRSKTKIISGSPAGLDALPIWGFDGSSTNQAEGHSSDCVLKPVFTCPDPIRGGDDILVLCEVLDIDLTPHASNTRAALAEVEEKFAAQEPIFGIEQEYTFFQDGYPLGFPKGGFPAPQGGYYCGVGADEIFGRDVVEAHLDNCLKAGLAISGINAEVMPGQWEFQVGPVSPLEVSDHLWVARWLLYRTAEDFGVAATLDPKPVKGDWNGAGAHTNFSTKAMREGYDAIITACESLGEGSKPLDHVKNYGAGIDDRLTGLHETAPWNEYSYGVSNRGASVRIPWQVEKDGKGYIEDRRPNANVDPYVVTRLLVDTCCSALEKAGQV; encoded by the coding sequence GTGACCTTCAAGGCTGAGTACATCTGGATCGACGGCACCGAGCCGACGGCCAAACTGCGCTCCAAGACCAAGATCATCTCGGGCTCGCCCGCCGGTCTCGACGCGCTGCCGATCTGGGGCTTCGACGGGTCTTCCACCAACCAGGCCGAGGGGCACTCCTCGGACTGTGTCCTCAAGCCGGTCTTCACCTGCCCGGACCCGATCCGCGGCGGCGACGACATCCTGGTGCTGTGCGAGGTCCTGGACATCGACCTCACCCCGCACGCCAGCAACACCCGCGCGGCGCTGGCCGAGGTGGAGGAGAAGTTCGCGGCGCAGGAGCCGATCTTCGGCATCGAGCAGGAGTACACGTTCTTCCAGGACGGCTACCCGCTCGGCTTCCCCAAGGGCGGCTTCCCGGCCCCGCAGGGCGGCTACTACTGCGGTGTCGGCGCGGACGAGATCTTCGGCCGTGACGTCGTCGAGGCGCACCTGGACAACTGTCTGAAGGCGGGCCTCGCCATCTCCGGCATCAACGCCGAGGTCATGCCCGGCCAGTGGGAGTTCCAGGTCGGCCCGGTCTCCCCGCTGGAGGTCTCCGACCACCTGTGGGTGGCCCGCTGGCTGCTCTACCGCACCGCCGAGGACTTCGGCGTCGCCGCCACCCTCGACCCCAAGCCGGTCAAGGGCGACTGGAACGGCGCCGGTGCGCACACCAACTTCTCCACCAAGGCGATGCGCGAGGGCTACGACGCGATCATCACCGCCTGCGAGTCGCTCGGCGAGGGCTCCAAGCCGCTCGACCACGTCAAGAACTACGGCGCCGGCATCGACGACCGCCTGACCGGTCTGCACGAGACCGCCCCGTGGAACGAGTACTCCTACGGCGTCTCCAACCGCGGCGCCTCGGTCCGCATCCCCTGGCAGGTCGAGAAGGACGGCAAGGGCTACATCGAGGACCGCCGCCCGAACGCCAACGTCGACCCGTACGTGGTGACCCGCCTGCTCGTCGACACCTGCTGCTCGGCGCTGGAGAAGGCCGGCCAGGTCTGA
- the pspAB gene encoding PspA-associated protein PspAB, translating into MGLLDILLGRTKPVVADLDRLFALPSAAVTLEAAAGFRPTGQGAVCFATVEGAAFEQSHREVRALLDADTDRDGPPVELRQDDYGYSWLVSRRAPDQLSALVNDLHAVNSQMEVNGFGPQLLCSLAGFEDPSGRRLALVYLYKRGTFYPFAPLPDGTRRRDNALELRVRAALSGDLRIEQDLSRWFPVWGAPGL; encoded by the coding sequence ATGGGGCTGCTGGACATCCTGCTCGGCCGGACGAAACCGGTCGTGGCGGACCTCGACCGGCTCTTCGCGCTGCCCTCGGCGGCCGTGACCCTGGAGGCCGCCGCGGGCTTCAGACCGACCGGGCAGGGCGCGGTGTGCTTCGCCACGGTGGAGGGCGCGGCCTTCGAGCAGTCCCACCGCGAGGTGCGGGCCCTGCTGGACGCCGACACCGACCGCGACGGCCCGCCGGTGGAGCTGCGCCAGGACGACTACGGCTACTCCTGGCTGGTCTCCCGCCGCGCGCCCGACCAGCTCTCCGCGCTCGTGAACGACCTGCACGCCGTGAACAGCCAGATGGAGGTCAACGGGTTCGGCCCCCAACTGCTCTGCTCCCTGGCCGGGTTCGAGGATCCGTCGGGCCGGCGGCTCGCGCTGGTCTACCTCTACAAGCGCGGCACGTTCTACCCGTTCGCGCCCCTGCCGGACGGGACGCGGCGGCGTGACAACGCACTCGAACTCCGGGTGCGGGCCGCGCTCTCGGGCGATCTGCGCATCGAGCAGGATCTGAGCCGCTGGTTCCCGGTGTGGGGAGCGCCGGGGCTGTGA
- a CDS encoding winged helix-turn-helix domain-containing protein has translation MATTRSLSTATPLTAPAPHGPRHRLRAVDRDEVVTVADLLPPGATWLRAPQHTLPTLPGQPPMVGYLVLVPADQQPPFPVAVPDLPQSAGPDLGAEPGGEPLIRVDTVQRTARVAGQPLDLTYLEFELLAHLVAHPGRVHTRDQLVGTVWGYGHVGDGRTVDVHIARLRRKLGAEHRGTIRTVRRVGYQYVPATAH, from the coding sequence ATGGCGACCACTCGTTCCCTGTCCACCGCCACCCCCCTCACCGCCCCCGCGCCCCACGGCCCCCGGCACCGGTTGCGTGCCGTCGACCGGGACGAGGTGGTGACCGTCGCGGACCTGCTGCCGCCGGGCGCCACCTGGCTGCGGGCTCCGCAGCACACCCTGCCCACGCTGCCGGGGCAGCCGCCGATGGTCGGCTACCTGGTGCTCGTCCCGGCCGACCAGCAGCCGCCGTTCCCGGTCGCGGTGCCCGACCTGCCGCAGTCCGCCGGCCCGGACCTCGGCGCCGAGCCGGGCGGCGAGCCGCTCATCCGCGTCGACACCGTGCAGCGCACCGCCCGGGTGGCCGGGCAGCCGCTCGACCTCACCTACCTGGAGTTCGAACTGCTGGCGCACCTGGTGGCGCACCCGGGCCGGGTGCACACCCGCGACCAGCTCGTGGGCACGGTGTGGGGCTACGGACACGTGGGCGACGGCCGTACGGTCGACGTCCACATCGCCCGGCTGCGCCGCAAGCTCGGCGCGGAGCACCGCGGCACGATCCGCACCGTGCGCCGCGTGGGCTACCAGTACGTGCCGGCGACGGCACACTGA
- a CDS encoding SDR family oxidoreductase yields the protein MRLLMLGGTEFVGRAVVEAALGRGWDVTVFHRGRHDAPPGVRSLLGDRTAPGGLAALADDPGEWDVVVDTWSAAPHAVRDTARLLRGRAGRYVYVSSCSVYAWAPPAGYDEDAPLVEGASADAGQSAYPQDKRGGELAVLDAFGADRSVLVRSGLILGPYENIGRLPWWLGRTARGGPVLAPGPRELPLQYVDVRDLAEWTVLAAERELNGPYNLVSPQGHATIGALLDACAHVTGGTAELRWTEPGLILEAGIEPWTELPVWVPPGSDLHDALHSADVSRAVGAGLVCRPVEETVADTWRWLKGLGGVVPQRPDRPRSGLDPEVEAKLLASGAGA from the coding sequence ATGAGGCTTCTGATGCTGGGTGGTACGGAGTTCGTGGGACGGGCCGTCGTGGAGGCGGCGCTGGGGCGGGGCTGGGACGTGACCGTCTTCCACCGGGGGCGGCACGACGCGCCGCCGGGGGTGCGGTCGTTGCTCGGCGACCGCACCGCGCCCGGCGGCCTGGCCGCCCTCGCCGACGACCCGGGCGAGTGGGACGTCGTCGTCGACACCTGGTCGGCTGCGCCTCACGCGGTGCGGGACACGGCGCGGCTGCTGCGGGGCCGCGCCGGCCGGTACGTGTACGTGTCGAGCTGCTCGGTGTACGCGTGGGCCCCGCCCGCCGGGTACGACGAGGACGCGCCCCTGGTGGAGGGGGCGTCGGCCGACGCCGGGCAGAGCGCGTACCCGCAGGACAAGCGGGGTGGCGAACTGGCCGTGCTGGACGCCTTCGGCGCGGACCGGTCGGTGCTCGTACGGTCCGGGCTGATCCTCGGGCCGTACGAGAACATCGGCAGGCTGCCCTGGTGGCTGGGCCGCACGGCACGCGGTGGCCCGGTGCTGGCGCCGGGCCCGCGTGAACTGCCCCTGCAGTACGTGGACGTGCGCGACCTGGCGGAGTGGACCGTGCTCGCGGCCGAGCGGGAGCTGAACGGGCCGTACAACCTGGTCAGTCCGCAGGGGCACGCCACGATCGGCGCGTTGCTGGACGCCTGCGCGCACGTCACCGGCGGCACCGCCGAGCTCCGCTGGACCGAGCCCGGGCTGATCCTGGAGGCGGGCATCGAGCCGTGGACCGAACTGCCGGTGTGGGTGCCGCCGGGCAGCGACCTGCACGACGCCCTGCACAGCGCTGACGTCTCAAGGGCGGTCGGGGCCGGTCTGGTGTGCCGGCCCGTCGAGGAGACCGTGGCGGACACCTGGCGGTGGCTGAAGGGCCTCGGGGGTGTGGTGCCCCAGCGCCCGGACCGGCCGCGCTCCGGCCTCGATCCGGAGGTGGAGGCGAAGCTGCTCGCGTCCGGCGCCGGTGCCTGA
- a CDS encoding RlpA-like double-psi beta-barrel domain-containing protein — MSRRRTLGTKKKIALLVSAATVAGGGAFVMASTSNAAPPAPKSASESTVCLGLATALGNNQKFIADQKANPDAQSEARIANREAVVAEIKRKQEASGCAVGESAQDSQTAQPSQPAQPAQPPAASAQPSQPAASAPAGDGGGAAASGQQVCNGSTVTLSGEGGAPAASSNQFPAGTKLKVTNLDNNKSTTVEVTSVSGSCALLNNAAFEQVREPGKFLIRRALIEKVG, encoded by the coding sequence ATGTCGCGCAGGAGAACTCTCGGCACGAAGAAGAAGATCGCGCTGCTGGTCAGCGCGGCGACGGTGGCGGGAGGCGGGGCCTTCGTCATGGCGAGCACGTCGAACGCAGCGCCGCCGGCCCCCAAGTCGGCGTCGGAATCGACGGTCTGCCTGGGCCTCGCCACCGCCCTGGGCAACAACCAGAAGTTCATCGCGGACCAGAAGGCCAACCCGGACGCGCAGTCCGAGGCGCGGATCGCCAACCGCGAAGCGGTCGTCGCGGAGATCAAGCGGAAGCAGGAGGCGTCGGGGTGCGCCGTCGGGGAGTCGGCTCAGGACTCCCAGACCGCGCAGCCCTCGCAGCCCGCCCAGCCGGCGCAGCCGCCCGCGGCGTCGGCCCAGCCGTCGCAGCCCGCCGCGTCCGCCCCCGCGGGAGACGGCGGCGGTGCCGCTGCCTCCGGGCAGCAGGTGTGCAACGGCTCCACGGTCACCCTCTCCGGCGAGGGCGGTGCGCCTGCCGCGTCCAGCAACCAGTTCCCGGCCGGCACGAAGCTGAAGGTCACCAACCTGGACAACAACAAGTCCACGACGGTGGAGGTCACTTCGGTCTCCGGCAGCTGTGCGCTGCTCAACAACGCGGCCTTCGAACAGGTCCGTGAGCCCGGCAAGTTCCTGATCCGCCGGGCCCTGATCGAGAAGGTGGGGTGA
- a CDS encoding DUF1996 domain-containing protein — MGRNTRKRRTPLATKAIAASAALALGGGGLIWANFYASAHEENSANQTKSAGGQIATIQCPDVGQKLTDVPRRARQRVDKELANLDKQISEAYARLASTRQAQAGDAGFVDNAILGPLKSKRTAVIDRIGINIRRVGGKAPGNLGQMASCQGMAADANTNDGQAGGGQNNDGQNNDGQNNDGQNNDGGQNNDGGQDQGQDNGGQDNGQGGNGGQGGNGPAADDFINIEDVQPNSRNLPNGLAANGDGGSTGTFTTQCGTNENENRNSDNVIVAPGVSNGAQHQHDYVGNQSNNAFASDEDLANADTSCQNQGDKSSYFWPVLRIQDGSDDIDAGQPGGGQDGNVGKIVEPAEAQLKFVGNRTSDVVAMPKALRIITGDAKSLTNGLNNANTSWTCTGFEDRQVTDKYPICPDGSSVVRLSNFQSCWDGQNIDSANHRTHVDFVEADGSCSNGFQAIPQLQVRLVYDVQAPQINNGQVQNAFAVDSFPEQLHKPITDHNDFINFFDDNVMNEMVECINNGQDCQ; from the coding sequence ATGGGACGCAACACAAGAAAACGCCGTACGCCGCTGGCCACCAAGGCCATTGCCGCATCGGCGGCCCTAGCGCTCGGTGGGGGCGGGCTGATCTGGGCAAACTTCTACGCCTCGGCGCACGAGGAGAACTCGGCGAACCAGACGAAGTCCGCGGGCGGGCAGATCGCCACGATCCAGTGCCCGGACGTCGGACAGAAGCTGACCGATGTGCCTCGACGCGCTCGCCAGAGGGTGGACAAGGAGCTGGCCAACCTCGACAAGCAGATCAGCGAGGCCTACGCCCGGCTCGCCTCCACCCGTCAGGCCCAGGCCGGTGACGCGGGCTTCGTCGACAACGCCATCCTCGGCCCGCTGAAGTCGAAGCGGACCGCGGTCATCGACCGGATCGGCATCAACATCCGGCGGGTCGGCGGCAAGGCCCCGGGCAACCTCGGGCAGATGGCCTCGTGCCAGGGAATGGCCGCCGACGCCAACACCAACGACGGCCAGGCCGGCGGTGGTCAGAACAACGACGGCCAGAACAATGACGGCCAGAACAACGACGGTCAGAACAACGACGGCGGTCAGAACAACGACGGCGGTCAGGACCAGGGCCAGGACAACGGCGGCCAGGACAACGGGCAGGGCGGCAACGGCGGGCAGGGCGGCAACGGCCCGGCGGCGGACGACTTCATCAACATCGAGGACGTTCAGCCGAACTCCCGCAACCTGCCGAACGGCCTCGCCGCGAACGGCGACGGCGGTTCGACGGGCACGTTCACCACGCAGTGCGGCACCAACGAGAACGAGAACCGTAACTCGGACAACGTGATCGTGGCGCCCGGCGTCTCCAATGGTGCGCAGCACCAGCACGACTACGTCGGCAACCAGAGCAACAACGCCTTCGCGAGCGACGAGGACCTGGCGAACGCCGACACGTCCTGCCAGAACCAGGGCGACAAGTCCTCGTACTTCTGGCCGGTCCTCCGGATCCAGGACGGCTCGGACGACATCGACGCCGGTCAGCCCGGCGGTGGCCAGGACGGCAACGTCGGCAAGATCGTCGAGCCGGCCGAGGCCCAGCTGAAGTTCGTCGGCAACCGCACCAGCGACGTCGTCGCGATGCCGAAGGCCCTGCGCATCATCACCGGTGACGCCAAGTCCCTCACCAACGGCCTGAACAACGCCAACACGTCCTGGACCTGCACGGGCTTCGAGGACCGCCAGGTGACGGACAAGTACCCGATCTGCCCCGACGGCAGCAGCGTGGTCCGGCTGTCCAACTTCCAGAGCTGCTGGGACGGCCAGAACATCGACAGCGCCAACCACCGCACCCACGTGGACTTCGTGGAGGCGGACGGCAGCTGCTCGAACGGCTTCCAGGCCATCCCCCAGCTCCAGGTCCGACTGGTCTACGACGTCCAGGCGCCGCAGATCAACAACGGGCAGGTGCAGAACGCCTTCGCGGTGGACTCCTTCCCGGAGCAGCTGCACAAGCCGATCACCGACCACAACGACTTCATCAACTTCTTCGACGACAACGTGATGAACGAGATGGTCGAGTGCATCAACAACGGCCAGGACTGCCAGTAG
- a CDS encoding arsenate reductase family protein, which translates to MEIWINPACSKCRSALTLLDAEGADYTVRRYLEDVPSEDEIRGVLERLGLEPWDITRTQEAEAKELGLQEWPRDAGSRERWITALAGHPKLIQRPIITADDGTAVVGRTDEAVRDALSR; encoded by the coding sequence ATGGAGATCTGGATCAACCCGGCGTGTTCGAAGTGCCGCAGCGCCCTGACGCTGCTCGACGCCGAGGGCGCCGACTACACCGTCCGCCGCTACCTGGAGGACGTGCCGAGCGAGGACGAGATCCGCGGCGTGCTCGAGCGCCTCGGTCTCGAGCCCTGGGACATCACCCGCACCCAGGAGGCCGAGGCCAAGGAGCTCGGGCTCCAGGAGTGGCCGCGGGACGCCGGTTCGCGCGAGCGCTGGATCACCGCGCTCGCCGGGCACCCGAAGCTGATCCAGCGCCCGATCATCACCGCCGACGACGGCACGGCGGTGGTCGGCCGCACCGACGAGGCCGTGCGGGACGCCCTGTCGCGCTGA
- a CDS encoding tetratricopeptide repeat protein, which translates to MDQDWEDRVAALWDRFDDYAETEEDEARFRADVDALVAELPEGSPHGPFERACAWDSTGHSDKAVPLYREALDRGLADASPYKARRTKIQLASSLRNTGRAEEGVALLTPELLAPSDELDDAVRACLALCLSSLGRDREALALALGALAPHLPRYQRSMANYARLLVEPRVHPGA; encoded by the coding sequence GTGGATCAGGACTGGGAAGATCGTGTGGCCGCCCTGTGGGACCGTTTCGACGACTACGCCGAGACGGAGGAGGACGAGGCCCGCTTCCGCGCCGACGTCGACGCCCTGGTCGCCGAGCTGCCCGAGGGCAGTCCGCACGGCCCGTTCGAGCGGGCCTGCGCGTGGGACTCCACGGGCCACTCCGACAAGGCGGTCCCCCTGTACCGGGAGGCGCTGGACAGGGGCCTCGCCGACGCCAGCCCCTACAAGGCCCGCCGGACGAAGATCCAGCTGGCCAGCTCCCTGCGGAACACCGGCCGGGCCGAGGAGGGCGTCGCGCTGCTGACGCCCGAACTTCTCGCGCCGTCCGACGAGCTGGACGACGCCGTACGCGCCTGTCTCGCCCTGTGTCTGTCGAGCCTCGGCCGCGACCGGGAGGCCCTGGCGCTGGCCCTGGGCGCCCTGGCTCCGCATCTGCCGCGCTACCAGCGGTCCATGGCGAACTACGCCCGTTTGCTGGTGGAACCCCGGGTGCACCCGGGGGCGTGA
- a CDS encoding TetR/AcrR family transcriptional regulator yields the protein MTTGVRRRMGVEERRQQLIGVALELFSRRSPDEVSIDEIASAAGISRPLVYHYFPGKLSLYEAALQRASDDLAARFVEPHEGPLGARLLRVMRRYFDFVDEHGPGFSALMRGGPAVGSSTTNALVDSVRQAAYVQILSHLGVTDPPARLELVVRSWISLAESTALIWLDGRRIPREELEPQLVNDFAALAAVSAAYDEEMATLLRGIVKDEPADGPFAHLAGRLIALAS from the coding sequence ATGACTACCGGGGTTCGCCGCAGAATGGGAGTCGAGGAGCGGCGGCAGCAGTTGATCGGCGTCGCCCTCGAACTGTTCAGCCGCCGCTCGCCCGACGAGGTCTCCATCGACGAGATAGCGTCGGCCGCGGGCATTTCACGCCCGTTGGTCTACCACTACTTTCCCGGCAAACTCAGCCTGTACGAGGCCGCGTTGCAGCGTGCCTCGGACGACCTCGCGGCGCGTTTCGTGGAGCCGCACGAGGGTCCGCTGGGGGCGCGGCTGCTGCGCGTGATGCGCCGCTACTTCGACTTCGTGGACGAGCACGGGCCCGGCTTCTCCGCCCTCATGCGCGGCGGTCCGGCCGTCGGCTCCTCCACGACCAACGCGCTCGTCGACTCCGTACGGCAGGCAGCGTATGTCCAGATCCTTTCGCACCTGGGCGTGACCGATCCGCCCGCGCGTCTCGAGCTGGTCGTCCGTTCCTGGATCTCCCTCGCCGAGTCGACGGCGCTGATCTGGCTGGACGGCCGGCGCATCCCGCGCGAGGAGCTGGAGCCCCAGCTCGTCAACGACTTCGCCGCCCTCGCCGCGGTCAGTGCGGCCTACGACGAGGAGATGGCCACGCTGCTGCGCGGCATCGTCAAGGACGAGCCGGCCGACGGCCCGTTCGCGCACCTGGCCGGCCGGCTCATCGCCCTGGCGAGCTGA
- a CDS encoding cupin domain-containing protein, protein MDDSVYVGNAGADAALDRGWILGHFKDAGDPRHSEAVEIKWGVHPPGDERAAWVRGEERTALLVLVSGRFRVELPGRSVLLERQGDYVVWGRGVDHSWVAEEESVVLTVRWPSVPGYAVSPSG, encoded by the coding sequence GTGGACGACAGTGTGTACGTGGGCAACGCCGGTGCGGACGCCGCGCTGGACCGGGGGTGGATCCTCGGGCATTTCAAGGACGCCGGGGATCCGCGGCACAGCGAGGCCGTGGAGATCAAGTGGGGGGTGCATCCCCCGGGGGACGAGCGGGCCGCGTGGGTGCGGGGTGAGGAGCGGACCGCGCTGCTGGTGCTCGTCAGCGGGCGTTTCCGGGTCGAACTGCCCGGGCGCAGCGTGCTGCTGGAGCGGCAGGGCGACTATGTCGTGTGGGGGCGCGGGGTCGATCACTCGTGGGTCGCGGAGGAGGAGTCGGTCGTGCTGACGGTGCGGTGGCCGTCCGTGCCCGGCTATGCGGTGAGCCCGTCGGGCTGA
- a CDS encoding alpha/beta fold hydrolase, with the protein MSELIPFTHVIDGEQLSGLSAGGAGPARATVVLLHGAGNGSKERLVPLLAEFAAHGCHALAFDFSGHGESTGLLRELSLRRRFEQAVSVIDARARVDGPLVLVGFSMSGQTVADLVRHYGDRVAALGLCAPAVYAGEAWDVPFGSGDGRFSEIIRRPGSWRAAPALDVLRAFEGRAVLAVPDTDEVIPPAVTEALSEALARRAQFTHWELPGAGHRLGLWFRDHLGDRREFVTAVLTGLGEQGWSGTRAWVAKRLPEGRTVAASSFLTGGWSAQMRRLTLDDGTELALRTFVKPFFRRHAPGLLAREAEMLTLLAEQEGVPAAELIGVDATGEHCDHPSLLMSVLPGSVRVDEEELDARVDLLAAQLARIHRVVPRERPRTYQAWTSPAAVPPGWERAVDVIRRDPPPFDGCFLHRDFHPGNVLFTGAGAELRISGVVDWVETSWGPADLDVAHCSTALALLHGPEFGLGFRERYEALGGRRLADGPEHLYWRLLDALAYVPDAAKLAGPWRELGRTDLTPEVLGGRLEAYVTGLLERYG; encoded by the coding sequence ATGAGTGAGCTGATCCCCTTCACCCACGTCATCGACGGCGAGCAACTCAGCGGGCTGTCCGCCGGCGGGGCCGGGCCGGCCCGGGCGACGGTCGTGCTGCTGCACGGCGCGGGCAACGGCAGCAAGGAGCGGCTGGTGCCGCTGCTGGCGGAGTTCGCGGCCCACGGCTGTCACGCCCTCGCCTTCGACTTCTCGGGGCACGGGGAGAGCACCGGCCTGCTGCGGGAGCTGAGCCTGCGCCGCCGCTTCGAGCAGGCCGTCTCCGTCATCGACGCACGCGCGCGCGTGGACGGGCCGCTGGTGCTGGTCGGGTTCAGCATGAGCGGCCAGACGGTGGCGGATCTCGTACGGCACTACGGGGACCGGGTGGCGGCCCTGGGGCTGTGTGCGCCGGCGGTGTACGCGGGCGAGGCGTGGGACGTGCCGTTCGGCTCGGGCGACGGGCGGTTCAGCGAGATCATCCGCAGGCCCGGGAGCTGGCGTGCGGCGCCCGCGCTCGACGTCCTGCGGGCGTTCGAGGGCCGGGCGGTGCTCGCGGTGCCGGACACGGACGAGGTCATCCCGCCCGCCGTGACGGAGGCCCTCTCCGAGGCGCTGGCCCGGCGGGCGCAGTTCACCCACTGGGAACTCCCGGGCGCAGGGCACCGTTTGGGCCTGTGGTTCCGTGATCACCTCGGCGACCGGCGGGAGTTCGTCACCGCTGTACTGACCGGGCTCGGCGAGCAGGGCTGGTCGGGGACCCGCGCGTGGGTGGCCAAGCGGCTCCCGGAGGGCCGCACGGTCGCCGCGTCGTCCTTTCTGACCGGGGGCTGGAGCGCCCAGATGCGGCGGCTCACCCTCGACGACGGCACCGAGCTGGCGCTGCGGACGTTCGTGAAGCCCTTCTTCCGGCGGCACGCGCCCGGGCTGCTGGCCCGCGAGGCGGAGATGCTGACACTGCTGGCGGAGCAGGAGGGCGTGCCGGCCGCCGAGCTGATCGGCGTGGACGCGACCGGGGAGCACTGCGACCATCCGTCCCTGCTGATGTCCGTGCTGCCGGGGAGCGTCCGGGTCGACGAGGAGGAACTCGACGCGCGGGTGGACCTGCTGGCGGCCCAGCTGGCCCGGATCCACCGGGTCGTGCCCCGGGAGCGTCCGCGGACGTACCAGGCGTGGACGTCGCCGGCGGCGGTTCCGCCGGGGTGGGAGCGGGCGGTGGACGTCATCCGCCGCGATCCCCCGCCCTTCGACGGCTGCTTCCTGCACCGGGACTTCCACCCCGGGAACGTCCTGTTCACGGGTGCGGGGGCCGAGCTGCGGATCAGCGGCGTCGTCGACTGGGTGGAGACCTCGTGGGGGCCCGCCGACCTGGATGTCGCCCACTGCTCGACGGCACTCGCGCTGCTGCACGGCCCGGAGTTCGGCCTCGGTTTCCGGGAGCGCTACGAGGCCCTCGGCGGGCGGCGCCTGGCCGACGGCCCGGAGCATCTGTACTGGCGGCTGCTCGACGCCCTTGCCTACGTCCCCGACGCGGCGAAGCTGGCGGGGCCGTGGCGGGAACTGGGCCGGACCGATCTCACGCCGGAGGTGCTGGGCGGGCGGCTGGAGGCGTATGTGACGGGGCTGCTGGAGCGGTACGGCTGA
- the htpX gene encoding zinc metalloprotease HtpX, with amino-acid sequence MHSRFRSDRRLTTRMGITLFLLGLLYVAFVAALIVLLKSWVLVVVVAAALLGAQYWFSDRVALYAMRGRVVEREEYPELHAVVDRLCALADMPKPVVAVSGMDMPNAFATGRNPDHAVVCVTTGLLRRLDPAELEGVLAHELSHVAHKDVAVITVASFLGVIAGLIVRFAFYSQLFGGGRRDQNTAAVFAAVMGVAAAVYAISFLLIRALSRYRELAADRAAAQLTGRPSALAAALTKVSGDIARIPAEDLRTAQAFNAFYFTPALGREPGIARLFSTHPSLEQRLDQLGRISVELGEAAAPGGA; translated from the coding sequence ATGCACAGCCGCTTCCGGAGCGACCGGCGGTTGACCACCCGTATGGGGATCACGCTGTTCCTGCTCGGATTGCTGTACGTGGCGTTCGTCGCCGCGCTGATCGTGCTGCTGAAGTCGTGGGTGCTGGTCGTGGTGGTCGCGGCGGCCCTGCTCGGCGCGCAGTACTGGTTCTCCGACCGGGTCGCGCTGTACGCCATGCGCGGGCGGGTCGTGGAACGGGAGGAGTATCCCGAGCTGCACGCGGTGGTCGACCGGTTGTGCGCCCTGGCCGACATGCCCAAGCCGGTGGTGGCGGTGTCCGGTATGGACATGCCGAACGCGTTCGCGACCGGGCGGAACCCCGACCACGCCGTGGTCTGTGTGACGACCGGGCTGCTGCGGCGGCTGGATCCGGCCGAGCTGGAGGGTGTGCTCGCGCACGAGCTGTCGCATGTGGCGCACAAGGACGTCGCCGTGATCACCGTCGCGTCGTTCCTCGGGGTGATCGCGGGGCTGATCGTGCGGTTCGCCTTCTACTCGCAGCTGTTCGGCGGGGGCCGCAGGGACCAGAACACGGCGGCCGTCTTCGCCGCGGTGATGGGTGTGGCGGCGGCCGTGTACGCGATCAGTTTCCTGCTGATCCGGGCCCTGTCCCGGTACCGGGAACTGGCCGCCGACCGAGCGGCCGCGCAGCTCACCGGGCGGCCCTCGGCGCTGGCCGCCGCGCTCACCAAGGTCTCCGGCGACATCGCCCGCATCCCGGCCGAGGACCTGCGCACGGCCCAGGCCTTCAACGCCTTCTACTTCACGCCCGCGCTGGGCCGCGAGCCCGGCATCGCCCGCCTCTTCTCGACCCACCCGAGCCTGGAGCAGCGGCTCGACCAGCTGGGCCGGATCTCCGTCGAGCTGGGCGAGGCGGCGGCACCCGGAGGAGCGTGA
- a CDS encoding 5-carboxymethyl-2-hydroxymuconate Delta-isomerase produces the protein MPQITVDYSADLAGAFDRPGFAKALHEATVEIAAAKPPACKTRFRPTEDIVIGPETEGHAHVHIHIALLAGRTDEVKARLTQTALELLRAHLKPAGGLALHASAEVRDLDPSYAKSES, from the coding sequence ATGCCGCAGATCACCGTCGACTACTCGGCCGACCTCGCCGGCGCCTTCGACCGGCCCGGTTTCGCGAAGGCGCTGCACGAGGCGACGGTCGAGATCGCGGCCGCCAAGCCGCCCGCGTGCAAGACCCGGTTCCGCCCGACCGAGGACATCGTGATCGGCCCCGAGACCGAGGGGCACGCCCATGTCCATATCCACATCGCCCTGCTCGCCGGGCGCACCGACGAGGTCAAGGCCCGGCTCACCCAGACCGCGCTGGAGCTGCTGCGGGCCCATCTGAAGCCGGCCGGGGGGCTCGCGCTGCACGCCTCCGCCGAGGTCCGCGACCTGGACCCGTCGTACGCGAAGTCGGAGAGCTGA